The sequence below is a genomic window from Candidatus Gastranaerophilales bacterium.
AATTTAAGCGCCAAAAAATCAGAGTTGACTTTTTCCGCTTTAACCGCCCATTTTACCATATCAGATAACAAATCACACCGGTAATCCCTTAATACAGGCGAATAATTCTTGGGCAAATTCATCAAAACTTCAAGCGCAAAAAGAGGCTTCGTATTACCTTTCTCCGACGAGATAAAAGGTAACGAGCAAACCTCAGGGGTGCGAATTTTCCCCGTATTTACAGGTCTTATTGATGATTTAAAAGTCTTTAACGGCAAAGTATAACTCATATTATTTCGTTTTTAAACTCTCTTTTGCATTGTTCCATAAACTGTCAAATTCTTCAAAAGAATACTCTTGAAGCGGTTTATCGGCAAGGCTCTCCATCTGCCTGAATCTTTTTGCAAATTTTTTATTGGCTTTTGCAAGCGCCAATTCAGGATTAATCTTGTGCCATCTTGCAAGATTGACCATAGCAAACAAAATATCGCCGATTTCTTCTTCCTGATTTTCTTTATCATCTTTTACAACAGCAGATTTAAACTCTTCAAATTCACTCTCAATACATTGATACAGACTGTTCAAATTTGGCCACTCAAAACCTGCTTTAACAGCTTTTTTGCTTAGTTTGTAAGCACACATAAGCGCCGGCAGAGAAAAGGGGATTCCATCTAAAACAGACTTGCGCTCGGGTTTTTCTTCCTTTTTTATAACTTCCCAGTTGTCAATTATATCTTTGGTAGAAGTTACCTTTGTATCGCCGAAAACATGCGGATGCCTTCTGATAAGTTTTTCGCTTATTCCCTGTGCAACATCTTCAATGTTAAAATACCCGCCCTCTTTAGCAATTTGGGAATGCAAAACAACCTGCAACAAAACATCACCCAATTCTTCCTGCAATGCTTTCATATCATTTTCATCGATTGCATCTAAAGCTTCATAAGTTTCTTCAATAAAATTCTGCTTGAGCGAAGTATGGGTTTGCTCTCTATCCCACCGGCAACCGCCCGGAGAACGCAAAGTATTTATTATATTTATCAAATTTTGTAAATTATTGTTATTATTGTTCATATATTCGGCAAATTTTTACTTTCAGCTGTATTATAAGAATATACCAAAAAAGACAGTAAGGAAACTTTGTAATGGAAATAAGATGTAACAATTTTAACAAAATAGCTAAAACACCAAATTTTTCTGCTCAAAACGCACCCGAAAAGTCTAAACAGCCTGATAAATTGCCATCTGATAAAACCCTTGATAATACCACCTGGAGTGCTTTTATGAAACATCAAATCCAAACCCAAACTCAAGTTGTACCTAACTTAACAGAAGAAAAGCTTGATAAAATTTTAAACGAAGAAGTAAGAACAATTATTCTAAACCCCCTGGAGCAATATAATAACCTGAAAGAAGGCGACCAACAAGCCCTCAAGCACCTTGTTAAGGCGGGGCATATCTTAAATAAAGTATTTATGAAACAAGAACACGAAAAGGGTACAAAATTCATTGAAGAGCTTACCAAGAAAGCTAACGAGGGTAATAAACCCGCTCAAAAAACTCTTGAAGTATATAAAATATTTAACGGAATTCAGGATGAAAGAAAAGAAACAAACTTCTTAATCAAAGGTGAAAAACTGGCTGACGGAAAGAATTTTTACCCTTCGAATGCAACTCCCGAAGAAGTTGCACAATATCTGAAAGACAATATTAATGAAGCATCTGATATTTTATCAAGTAACACCGTGGTAAAAAAAGAAGGCAATAAATTCGTAGCTATTCCCTACCAAACAACGTATAAAGAAGAATTTGAAGAAATTGCAAAAGAACTTTTAGAAGCAGCGAAAACATCTACCCACGAGGGATTCACAGCATATCTTAAATTGCAGGCAAAAGCCCTTACCTCGCTTGACCCTGAAGATGGCTACAAAGCCGATGTTGCCTGGACAAAACTTTCTGACTCGCCGTTAGAGTTAACCATCACAAGGGAATCTTACGATGACCAATTTACAGGCAAAATATTAGAGGACAAAGCCCTTCAAAATATGCTTCTTAAGAATAATATAGAGGGGCATTCAAAAGACATGCTGGGTATAAGGATAGGTATTGTTGACCAAAAAGCCGGCGCAGAGCTTGCTGATTACAAAAATCATCTTAAAGATTTTTCTAAATTTATGCCGTTATCTGAAACCTACAAACAATCTACCGACGGCGAAAATGCACAAGAAGCAGTTAAACAAACGCTCGTGGATGTTGATTTGGTTATGCTGGCAGGTGATAGCAGAACTTCTCGCCCGGGGATGACAGTAGCGCAAAACCTTCCCAACTCTGACAAATTATCCGTAAAACGCGGACATGGAAGCCGCAACGTATTCCACCGCGATATCAGAAAAAGCTACGACCCTGTTGTGAGGGAACAGTTTTTAACCCAACTGGTAGAACAATCACAAAGAAACCTGTACTCAAACGAAGCAGACCATTTATTTACCATTGCTCATGAACTTACCCACTCCTTGGGACCTATGAAAACAAAAGACGGGCTGGATAAAAAATCATCTTTAGGCAGCTGGGGCGATGCGATAGAAGAAGCAAAAGCCGACTTGGGCGGCATATTAATGAGCAAGTATTTCACAGAAATCGGCAAATATACACCTAAACAGCTTGATGAAATTTATTTCACATGGGCAGCAGACCTGATGCCGCAGGAAGAACCTTCAAAAGCACAAGCCCATAGACTTAGGGCGGTAGCTCAATTTAACTACCTAAAAGAATACGGGGCAATAAATTTTGAAGAAAACGGAAAACTATCAATAAATAAAGAAGTTTTTCCTGAAGCAGTAAAAAATATGCTTACAGAAATAATAACGCTTCAACTGGACGGAAATGCAAAAACAGCAGATAAATTTATGTCTAAATACTGCGTTTGGACAAAAGAACTGCAATATGCTTCTGAAATTCTGAAATCCATGAAGCCTAAAATATACAGAAAACTCGATACAGCTTTGGCTGATAAATTGCTGTCCGATAAAAATTAGCATACAGAATTATATATAATAGAATGCAAAACCCGCTCTAAGGCATTATAAAGTCGCCTCCGGAAGAGCTGTCTTCTGTAAAAAACATAGAATCAGGTTTGCTTTTATAATTCCTATCTGTTCTGTAATACTCAAGAAGAGGGGTATTTTCACCGATATATCTGGCATTATCATTAAGACCGCCCAATTTCCTTGCCAGTTCTTCGTCTTTTTTAAGATTTTCTTGTTCTTTGTCAGTTAATTTTAGCCCGGAGGATAAAATAGCGCTTGCAAAAACAAGGTTATTGAATCCCTCATAGTCTTTTGCTTTTGCTAATGCCTTATTCACAACAGCTTCAACCATCTCGGGTTTATATGCCAAGCCGCTGACCCTGACACCTTCTATAATTGCATTATAGTCAATTTTTTTAGTTTTTGCTTCTGTTTTTACACCTGATTTTTTAATATAGTGGTTAATCATATCTGCCAAATCAAAAAGCTCGACAGCGCCCACAGGAATTCTTAAATCAGTTCTTCCGTTTCTCAGCAAATCTTTTGAAGCTGAGGATAACTCATTTGCCGTGGATAAGAAAATTACACCCTTATCCTTACAATTATTAACCATTCCCAGTAATCTTGCCGTTCTTATGAGGTGGGCATTAGCCGAGTCCGTGCTTGCAGCCGTCTTATCAATTTCATCCAAAAATACTATTGTGTATTTTTTATTGCCGGATTCTCTGTACCTTTGTTCCGCTTCTGCAAAAACTTGCTGCATATTTGTGATATCTTTTTCATCATTGCCTGTGAATTTAAGTTCTGCAAAATGTCCGCCTTTAGATTCATAATGTTCACCCAGCGCTTTAGCTAAAAATGTTTTGCCGGTACCTTTAGGTCCAAAGAAGCAAATTCCGTTAGGCAGACTGCAATGTGCGCTTAAATCTCCATCCATCGCCTGTAATAAAGGCAATAATACATTCCTGATCAGCCCCAGTTTTAAAAGATTATTACCTGCTATTTTATTCAAACCTACTTCTTGATCGTTCATATTTGGTGTTCTGACCCTATCTAATTCATTTTCATAGAGCTGCTTTATCTCTTGTCTTGAAAGTTGATAGCAATTGTCTTCAAATATCCTTTCCCGGTCGTATTCAATTTGGCTTTTTAACAGTTTTTTGGTTTTATCGCTGCAACTGTCAATCAAAACCCTGATATATCTGACAGGCGCAAAAATCGGGTCAAAACTCCGGGAAGTAAAAGACAGCCGGTTAATTTCATTGTTGGGGCAAGATTGTGAGGCAATAGCAGTATTATTATTGCCATTACCGCTAATGTTATTTTTATTAATATTAATAGAATTAATTCGTACCGGAGTAATATACATAACCTTCTCTTCTAACTATTTATAGGTTTTACATTTGTTAACCTGTCGGTTTCTGCCTGCTTGATTAAAGCTTCGTCTATATTGAACTTAAAAT
It includes:
- the mazG gene encoding nucleoside triphosphate pyrophosphohydrolase; this translates as MNNNNNNLQNLINIINTLRSPGGCRWDREQTHTSLKQNFIEETYEALDAIDENDMKALQEELGDVLLQVVLHSQIAKEGGYFNIEDVAQGISEKLIRRHPHVFGDTKVTSTKDIIDNWEVIKKEEKPERKSVLDGIPFSLPALMCAYKLSKKAVKAGFEWPNLNSLYQCIESEFEEFKSAVVKDDKENQEEEIGDILFAMVNLARWHKINPELALAKANKKFAKRFRQMESLADKPLQEYSFEEFDSLWNNAKESLKTK
- a CDS encoding ATP-binding protein — translated: MYITPVRINSININKNNISGNGNNNTAIASQSCPNNEINRLSFTSRSFDPIFAPVRYIRVLIDSCSDKTKKLLKSQIEYDRERIFEDNCYQLSRQEIKQLYENELDRVRTPNMNDQEVGLNKIAGNNLLKLGLIRNVLLPLLQAMDGDLSAHCSLPNGICFFGPKGTGKTFLAKALGEHYESKGGHFAELKFTGNDEKDITNMQQVFAEAEQRYRESGNKKYTIVFLDEIDKTAASTDSANAHLIRTARLLGMVNNCKDKGVIFLSTANELSSASKDLLRNGRTDLRIPVGAVELFDLADMINHYIKKSGVKTEAKTKKIDYNAIIEGVRVSGLAYKPEMVEAVVNKALAKAKDYEGFNNLVFASAILSSGLKLTDKEQENLKKDEELARKLGGLNDNARYIGENTPLLEYYRTDRNYKSKPDSMFFTEDSSSGGDFIMP